The Vigna unguiculata cultivar IT97K-499-35 chromosome 1, ASM411807v1, whole genome shotgun sequence nucleotide sequence acaaattttcgatggcattattaatttattataattaaaatcttataatttggaaaatgataaatcctcttaatattttgtaaaaataaaaaataaaaatcgaaGAGGCCCGAAGCAGAGTAAAACAGGGGCATCGCTTCCTGCACCCCATGTTTTCCGCGCGCACGCACCCAATAAGGTGATGAAATGATGTTCACATTCCcaatgaaataaattaacaaaatctgaaattttattctcttctctcactttctttgttttgtaAGTTTATTCCAAGAGAATTGTTTGGTTGTTTGTCCTGCCAGTAACAAATATAGATCgtacaatttaaaatacataaacataaaagtttcttattttaaatagaaataattttttgacaaacattttattgataaaattgacaaattattaaataaaatagttttttttttatttttttatgaaagttacaaaaataaaattttagaattttagaattttttttacacaaaaaataattatttaccaaaatttttcgaacaaaactatataaaagtatcatttccctattttaaataatgtaatttaaGACATCTCCAAATTCACAATCcgaaatttaaagtgaaaaaacaaaagatacTCAGCCACAACAAATGTATCATAAACCACCTCCCACCACTACGGCGACCATTATCAAAAACCACTCCCAACCAACCACCACCGAAACCCACACCACAACCTtcacaacacaaaaataaaataaaattccaacAAATCAACTTATTATTTCCAGAAGTATAGGGTTAGAGGCAGAAAACATGGAGTTGCATGAATTAGCAACCGTAAAACAGACATGATAATCCAAGATGAATCAAAATGGGTATTTCTTTGTGTGTTCCTTCAATTTTTCAATTCTCACCTCTGAAGTTATTTTTggtcaaattttacttttatacaGGTTCTACACAAAATTAGTTTCGTTGTTATGGAATCTAAATTTTGAATTTCTATTTGCatgttctaaaattaaataatcagAAGTTTATTTGTATACTCCAATATTAAACTTTCGGAAATATATTTGCATGTTccaaaattaaactaaaaatctatttatacaTACCGAAATTAAACTTCATGACATCTTTCTGTCAGACATTCTACAATTAAACAGAAACAATCTTTATAAGAAAATAGCGCCTAATAAACTCAAGTCAATCAATTAATGAACACGTTCTTGCATAATTCTACTCTTATTATGTACATAATATTCCGCATAAAATCAAACTTTATCTAACTCTGAATGCATATACATTAAGGAGATGTTAACTGATACATATCTGActagaaatgaaaatattcGTGCTAATTCTATATTGTATCATCGATGAAAAACCAccgtaaatatattattttctctgACCTCTAAAAACCCATGTAATCTTGCAAAAAAAGCCATGGGAGCATTCTCTTGGTAGACCTGCTTGAGCACTTCAGACACTGTTCTTTGTTTGATACAGGGCTCAGGTTTCAGGTGCTTGTCTTTGAGCCATTTTTCAATTAGAAATTCAAATGTCCAATCATTCCTCTGGCTGAAACATTGTGTACGTTGAACTGGTTTCTGTCTTGGTAACCTGCACATAAAACCGAGTTTACAAGAATGTTACAAGCTATATACAATCAATTGTTTGGTGTAACTAGCGATTATGAATTGAACAATTACTGTCCCCTTACTATTATCAGAAAAAGCTATACTGCGTTTTCCTCTTTAAAGTGTTAAATGATAATTAGGAAATTTTGGGCAATCAAATCTCCAGGAAGTAATAGAAGGCTCGAAATAATTGCTATGCATATAAAATTACAACTTCTGGCTCTGTAATTCAAATTTCATCCATAGGTTCTCCACATTGTGTCAACACGAAGAGAAAGGGACCTTTTGGCATTAAGGCTTAGTAGAAGTGAGAGAAGCACTCGTAATATGTTTAGTTTACATTCATCATCATATTGATccaataacaaattaaatttgttgacACTACCTTGTTGGCTTAATAGCATAGGAAATCAGGTCGTCATAAACACGTAATTACCAGACACAAAAGAGATTGTTATAGGTGATAATTCAAATCAGATTTTACTGAgaacaaattttaattgttacgctcacacaaatttgggcagattattttttgtttgaaatactCTGTTTTCTCCGGAATTTGatgaattatttgttttgaatatcAGTTGAGAAGATCTATTATAAAATGGATCATTATAAGCTCTCTACTATTTTAGCTCTGTTAAATAACTTCTCATGTAATTTCAATAAAGTAAAACACTTGGTCATTACACCAACCTCATCTGTACGAGAAAGGCCAGCAGGAAGTACGGGAACAAGAGATGTCCAGAGAGCAGGATCTGCCATTGGATCAACAGTATTGTAAGCTGTCAAAAGTGGTGCTGACAAGAATGGCGTCAACGGGTAGACATTTCTTTGAAGAGGCATTGTCCCACTCATTCCCATTGCAATGTCAAGCCGATCACTGCCTCCATCATGATTTGATGGTTTCTCAACTGCCTTTCCATGATCCAATTTGTtgattgtatttttgttttcattctcATCGTTATCAATACTATTTTCCTGTTTCTTTGAAGCTTTCTCTTGCAAGCTCTTGTAAGCAGCAGATTGCGAAAGGATCCTTAAGGCAGAGACTGAAGAACTTCTTTGCTTTTTCTCATTGTGTAGCCTGCCTAACTGTGGCATCTGATAAGGTTCTGTAGGTTGAACTTTCTGTTCCAATTGCTTTAGTTCACTGCAAATATCTCCAGCAGAACCAAGCTTTTTTTCTTCCGATAATCTTGTCCCAGAGTCAGAATGTCGAGTCTTATTAGATCCCCACCATTTGATGTGACTTGTTAAATCAATCTTTCTTTCTATGCAGAAACCACTTACATATTCACTTTCTGCTGCTGAATCATCCCCTGCACCTTTAACGTTGTAAACCAGTGAGATGATAGTTACCAACTAGAAAAAACAGGTGAACATAAGttcaaaatactttttttttttcaatagccATAGGTGGCGCTGAAATGAACATGGTTCATATAACTCTTTTCGCTAGAAGATTAACTGAACTTTAAATTTGACTATAACATACCATAATGCATGCTATTGAAGTAATCAGATCCAGACATGCGGCCATATGACGACTCCCATCGACTAATTTTGTTAGCACCACATGCAAGATGAACGTTTAAGTTAGCGGTCAAATCCACATCAGATTTTATACACTAGATGGATGACAGCTATACCAGATCATAAAAATCTGTAGCTGTGTAGCAAAGCAGAGAAGAACTATCTCCACATACATAGCCAACCAAACCCAAGGAGATGTGGATATAGATAAGATGTAAATTTCCAGACAGCTTGAGTAAAAGAGAGTTGATAGATTAACACACCTGGAGAGTCCACGATATTTTGATAGTCCTCTAGAAAAACCACTGCTCTTCCTGCAGAAAGCATCACGTGTAAGCAGCAGCATGAATACAtggtattaaacattttttaagtaTACACACACCGCCGTAAAGATGCAAGGTACTCTTCTCTCGACACATTCTGCATTTCTTCAAGATCTCTTGTATAATCAGTCACCTGCAGCACACACATCACACGTGATACAAAATATTACTACATTCACCAGAGAGAATAACAAACATCCTTTTCCAATCAAATGGCACCAGATCTATAGTCTCCACTGTCAAAACCTATTCACATTCCATCTTATGCTACCTAATAACTTGGGCAAAGAAGGTATCATATATACTGTACTAAATAGTCTATAGTTATCATACGTAATTAATAGGACACAATTTTCATTAGCTTACTGGAAAGTTAATGAGAGTCCCTGGACCCCAGTATTTGAGAGCAGCAAGATCATAAGCTCTAGCAGCTGCTTCCTCGTCATCATATGCCCCTATCCAAAATCcatatgcaactaaaatcattatcttaCAGAAGGATGCAGCACGAGAAATTTCAATGATGATGATAAACATAAGAATAAGACCATATTTGGATAAACTTCTCCATATACAtttagagaaaagagaaaaagataagaaaGTTACTGAATTAAACTTATCCCAGACACAAGCTCTTTCATCTAATTTCCCAAGAGGTGTGTATAAGTTGATTTCAACATACAGAATAAGTTTAATCCATTTTGTCATTTCTTCTCCTACACgttttttatttcaaagtttATCCAAACATGATCTAATAAATTCGAACTGAGCACCGCATTGCAAACTCACCCAAGTAAACTGGCCCCACCACGAACGAACCATTGTCCAACGAACCAATTCCAAAACAACGAGGAAAACAAAACAGGTAAGCTATTTCAGCCTGACACAAGTCCAAACCCGAAACGAAGaacaaaccaaaccaaaccttGTTTTCCCTTCttattctgattctgattcCACGTACTCTTATCCCAAAGATGCGCTTCATAACGACCAGTCCACCTATGCCTAATCATCAATCCACAAAATTCCGTCAGCAACAATCCAAGACACATATCCACTCCATTAGTCGATCGGCTTTAACTTCCGAGAAAAAACTCCGTTCATTTCATCCTAACCGAACCATACTAAGTAACTACCTGGTGACGCCGCGGTATATTGAGCTCCGTTTTCCAGCGGCGCAGGGAGGCATTTTGCTGATGCGCTCTTTGGCAGTGCAACCTCTTTCCTTCTTCGCTTTCTTCAATCCTCGGTAGAGCAAGAGCTGATCAGTTGCCACCGCCGGTTCCGACGTCTCCGCGGACTTTCCGGGATCGGAGGAAGACGAAGCCATGATCGGaggaaaccctaaccctaacctgAGAGAGAGAGAAGTGCGTATGTTGATTGAGTGATAGTGATGGAAATTTGGGAATGGAATGAAGTGAAATTGGAGTGGAAGTGAGTGAGGGGGAAAACTACAAAGGAAGAAGGAGGAATTATTAGTTACCGAAATGCCCTTTCCGGGTTTTGAAATGACCAATGTGTAAAGTGGTACTGTGAGGCGATGTAACGGCTAGGACCCCCTGAGGGTACTCTTGTCATTTCATGTCGATTTTGATTAGTATGACCATTGTGCATGTTAGGTGCCACTTGTTGCCTGCTCCTCATTCCATTTTCCAAACTCATCATCATGCTACTAACTTCccaccaataatttttttaatcatgttatttgttatttttaataaaaaaaatataaaatgataatgaaCCAATTCTTTAGCTGTAGgctttttttatgttattaaagtAACTATTTAGACgcataaataaattaatctcatgaaatgtgtttgtaaaaaattttaattggtcGGATGATATTCACTTCCGTTTAGATGTTAGTTtggtattttaatattaaaagatgtCAATTGAGtcttaacttttgaaaaaattgactcaattaagtcttttttagacaaaaattattaacgtttttaactttattcatgacttttaccaccaaattttaatataaatataaatatttaattttgtaagtcattttaaatatcaatacaattAAAGGCGTTAATAATTCTTGTCTAAAATGGATCTAATTAAgacatgttttaaaaaattgagactcaattgatacatttttaaaaacggATACCGAGCTGACACATTCGATAAATAAAAGTGGGTActatctgactaattaaacaaaaaaagttataaaatccTTTAAAATTAAACCTATCTACCATGCCCTAAATTCATGTTTATGATAGTGCATAAGTATATATAATAGATGACAATAGTTTAAATACTGTTATGTGGATTATTTGTAACCAAATGGTTAATCAAACAAATATCTGATTTGGAGAttgaaaattgtttattttagttatatttcattataatttgtttcaaactatAGATGGGGAAGAATGCAAAATAAGgtcctttaattatttattttttatcaaatatgtaAAATGTACAATTTATGAAGAGAAGAATAAAGTTTTTTCgtaaataaacaaagaaaaacatgtgaaaacttatcataatataataaatatagtaaaatatttatgttacaTAATCATGCCAAAATAAtccacataattaaaaaaataaatagataattaaaaagtaataataaattaataaattaaattaaattattaatagaaaaaatatatgctTAATTCTATTTTTTCCACCGAATTCAAACCActtctttgtctttcttttctttctcaccTAATTTAAACAACCTCTTTACTTATTTGTTTAGTAGTTAGGTTTTGTTACCAGATTTTCACTTAATCTACCTTAACAATTTGTTAGTAttaccaacatttttttttatccattgtGTATGTGAACcaaattaagttaaattgaaatgttaaacaaatgtcttaggaaaatttgtttaatatttcaATAGGGGCTAACTGAAAATTTGTTTGAGAtaaacaaacaagaaaaaacttttctattttaaataaagcaTGTAAAactataaacaattcaaaattttggaaatttccttttcaaaaattggaaaatgTCTTAGGAAGCTTCCTTTTGTAAAGAGGAAAAGAAATTAGTAATACGTTGATAGCTAAGAAGTAATTAACATGTTTTGAAAACtacaaaaagaaagaacaaaatagAGCACGCTCCCaataaatttagagaaaaaCGAATCGAAGATCaagtaaatttgaaattcaGTTCATAGGTTGAAAGAAGCCGaaaaactcataaaaaatataaagaaaaaaggtaGCGGCTaagaaataataatcaaataaagagtattgtaattttattaaaattattttgacatgGTAAAACCTTTTCACATTATACCACTCATCAATGCATAGCcaacatattaaataaatatattatatattcactaaaaaaactaaaataaattatttttaatttgtaataaactaaaaataatattaatttcagTATCATTTACCCTAAGAGAAATGAttaagaaattgaaaatgaaacacatgaagaagaaaataatgaaataaagcATTTTCTTTCAtgtaacaataattatatttttattttttatttatttttgagtCGGTgtgattcttatatttttataaaaagatacGATGTGTTTTTTTTGTTAGATTAATGTTAACTTAGAGgatgagaagttaatatctacTTATACAATCAATTTCTTACTTTTCTTATGTGTTCATTGTccaatctaaaaatatatataataccaATGTAACAAAAGAATAACATTGaatccttttaaaaaatataaaatcacatgaaaaaaaaaattaagttattgttaattataaatatacttatAGATGTTAACGTAGTGGAGTTTGTGTATAAGTGCAGTGAGTGGAAAAATAAAATGCAGTGGACAAGAAGGAGTGGTATGATCAGAAAATTCAGAGAATGATTCTGTTTGATGATTATTATGTGGGGGAATAATTTTGACCACTTTTGAGAAACCCTAAATGTTGAAGATGCTACATGATTGCATGCAAAACTTTAGTTAACGGTTTGATGAATTTAGAAAAATCCATGAAGGAATCACATGCTCCTGCTCATCACTTTATCCTTTTGTGCTGCCATCTTCAAACATCTCACcatttgtttttaactttttacagaCACCTTTGCTTTTAATAACCTTTGCATTAATTTATATACCTCAAACTGTTATCTTCTTTTCACCAACACATTTCTAATCTTATCTCTTAGCTTTTGCTAGTTATAGAATCAAAATGTGAACCCTGATTTATCGCTGCATATATATACCTTATTAAATGGAACAAATCTAAGACTTTGGTCTGAACAACTAATTGTTTTCtatgcaaaaaaaataaaataaaaaatgtttgtaTTTTAAGATTTTCAAACGGTCTGTTTTTATTGTCATGTGGTGGCAGGAGCTCAATAAGGGAAAGAATTATTGAGAGCAGCTGCATTGTTCTTTGTTTAATGAAAGGCCAGAGCAACTTCTGTTTTACCCTAAGAATACTATTGTGAGCATAGTCATTATGGCTAAACATGGTTAAGATTCCCATATAActattttggaaaatgattttttaactattaaattttgacaactttctcttacaactttAGGTGACATTTTctaatgatttttcatttttctattttctcattctcaatattttaaaaccacttaaaagatgacaccttatattataaagaaagttgtcaaaatttagtagtcaaaatatcattgttcaactattttcttttctttttttcaaaaatagctTATGTCTATACTATACTATACTAGTATTGAAAAGTATGTTCAAGTTCGACACGTAtaagttttctttaaaatttagataatttctttaacaattttctttttctagagATGTCAAGGTTTTAATCCGTGGATTAACCCTTACAGGTTCGAGtcaaattaagtttaatatattttagattttataaatGTAGATTAAACTGAATTTGTCTTACTtaattcacaattaattaagtttgaattgGGTTAAAGGTGGATTGATCCATAGCTCACCAACAACAACACtttatattagtatttttactattttttataatattttttattataattatttactacttctaattatatatatatatgttcataatttgatctttttaaatatgagaaTATTATTCAATAATGTTTGAATAATTTGGATGTTTAATTTaccaatttattaaattatatactttgatactttaatttttaattattaactttaataatatttagaattatgtaaacattttgaatcaattattatgaaaaagtaataaattgagtcaatatatttttattattttttattataccgtaataaatatataaaataaattgaataaataaaatatttgtaagtgAGCGAATTCATAAATATGTGGAAGGTAAATTTATATTGCAAAATTTTcatctaaaatattaaactgattttttttttcttttaattcaacCGTGATGAATTATACACGTGAGATTAACGCACTTTGACAATCcaacaatattcaaatttttattcttGCACCTTTACAGAAGCAGAGTTGAATAAACCAAGCTCTTCCGCGGTGGTCCTCCAAGCCCCTGAAAGCACTATTTGACACGCAGCTAAGGCCAACTTGGATTCCTTAAAACTGCCATAAAAGCTATAAGGAAATAAACATGAACAGGAATATTTTGTACTGTAGCTTGATAATGATGACCTTACCGTATCATCATCGaaactaaataatattataagtactgtttttaatattcaattgcAATCTTATATAATTCTTAAGCCACTTAGTTTTCCTTCTTTGGGACCTAATTGGGCGATATCATCATTTATGATCTACGAATACGATTTGTGCATCGAATACGAAATGTATTTATACGatgatatgtttattttgaaaataataaaatacgatacgtgatatataaatattgaaaaatatacaataattcttaaaaatataataaatacatcATTGTTAGTAGTTAATATTAGTAgacaatttagaaactaattatttttgtagtcaAAACATTGGTAGATAAtgttagtaactaatttagaaaccaattcataataaaaactattttaattatcaatttagagattaattataattgtttggaactattttagttcttaataatttttaatttttaaattgataccTAAAGTATCGGACACATATACATATTAGACACAAATACATAACACAAGTAAAAAATATCGGTACATAGTTGGATTTGCCTAACCAAGTTTAGGCAACTTCTTTTAgcattttaatactttttttttcctgcaCTTTTATAAGTGTGAAAaagttcaaattatttatatgtaagAAACATTTCaagtttcaaattatataatttaaaattattgtgaaTTATACGATAATGTTACGAATTACAGAATCTAAAAATGTTAcgaattatacaatttaaaaattttaaatatatttccaAATCTCAGATTGTTTAATCTGATAATCTAGAACATAATTCCAAATTTctcaagtaaaaaatataaagtacaGGCATTTTAGACTTTTTCAAAACATCCCATGAAAATACATGAAGAAATCATGAGGGGCAGAAGAAAAAATAACCTCAAGTTTATACAGATTTTTAGAGGGTCAATTCTTCCTTCTACCACGAACTTTCTTCTCCCATTAATACATCTACTAAAACACATTTA carries:
- the LOC114185997 gene encoding AP2-like ethylene-responsive transcription factor At2g41710 isoform X1; translation: MASSSSDPGKSAETSEPAVATDQLLLYRGLKKAKKERGCTAKERISKMPPCAAGKRSSIYRGVTRHRWTGRYEAHLWDKSTWNQNQNKKGKQVYLGAYDDEEAAARAYDLAALKYWGPGTLINFPVTDYTRDLEEMQNVSREEYLASLRRKSSGFSRGLSKYRGLSSRWESSYGRMSGSDYFNSMHYGDDSAAESEYVSGFCIERKIDLTSHIKWWGSNKTRHSDSGTRLSEEKKLGSAGDICSELKQLEQKVQPTEPYQMPQLGRLHNEKKQRSSSVSALRILSQSAAYKSLQEKASKKQENSIDNDENENKNTINKLDHGKAVEKPSNHDGGSDRLDIAMGMSGTMPLQRNVYPLTPFLSAPLLTAYNTVDPMADPALWTSLVPVLPAGLSRTDEVTKTETSSTYTMFQPEE
- the LOC114185997 gene encoding AP2-like ethylene-responsive transcription factor At2g41710 isoform X2; protein product: MASSSSDPGKSAETSEPAVATDQLLLYRGLKKAKKERGCTAKERISKMPPCAAGKRSSIYRGVTRHRWTGRYEAHLWDKSTWNQNQNKKGKQVYLGAYDDEEAAARAYDLAALKYWGPGTLINFPVTDYTRDLEEMQNVSREEYLASLRRKSSGFSRGLSKYRGLSSRWESSYGRMSGSDYFNSMHYGAGDDSAAESEYVSGFCIERKIDLTSHIKWWGSNKTRHSDSGTRLSEEKKLGSAGDICSELKQLEQKVQPTEPYQMPQLGRLHNEKKQRSSSVSALRILSQSAAYKSLQEKASKKQENSIDNDENENKNTINKLDHGKAVEKPSNHDGGSDRLDIAMGMSGTMPLQRNVYPLTPFLSAPLLTAYNTVDPMADPALWTSLVPVLPAGLSRTDEVTKTETSSTYTMFQPEE